Proteins encoded within one genomic window of Prauserella marina:
- a CDS encoding ThuA domain-containing protein, with amino-acid sequence MSRRTRFLPRLGAVMLGALVAAGVAPAVTAQAQEPEFNALLFTKTAGYRHDSIPAGVALFEQLAADNNFTIEHTEDSAVFDEATLAEYDVVIMFQTSGMVWENDAQRAAIQSYVENGGGIAAIHNATDMGIENEFPWWDDLVNAGAHMPSHSPGVLPGTAYVTDNQHASTSGLPRRWERAEEWYNFDQSMRGKAHVLVNADEATYDPGPDAMGADHPISWCRDVGTAKVWATAMGHPTESYSEPEFVQHLLGGVRTAAGAVPSDCAATVDSAFEKVGLDTNTSAPTAMDITPDGKVFYTEILGQVRVYDPETGAVTTALDLPVYSGGEDGLVGLTFDPAFADNGWIYLYYSPPGSEEINRVSRFTVEGTTIDAATESKVIDIPASRRSEPGHTGGYLTFGPGGNLYLGVGDDTNPFESSGYTPIDEREGRDLFDAQKTSANTNDLRGKILRIHPEAEGGYSIPDGNLFAEGTELTRPEIYAMGFRNAFRFTVDTDGTVYAADYGPDSSTANPDRGPDGKVEWNIIREPGNYGWPYCIGDNIAYNDYDFATQTSGEKFDCANPVNESPNNTGLTELPPSQEADVWYGYGESAEFPEMGTGGSAPMAGPVYRFDPDLESEVKFPEYYDGKAFFYEWARNKIYTFSLDDQGSLLDIDPWLTSQETLAPMDMRFGPDGAMYLLEWGGGYGRDNPDSGLYRIEHTQGNRRPVAEATATPSSGQSPLEVTFSSEGSHDPEGTNVTYSWDFGDGASSTEPNPVHTYETKGQYNVQLTVTDETGKAGVTNVTVTVGNTAPTVDLAIPVHGGFFDFGDQVPFDVTVTDPEDGEIDCSEVVVQPALGHDSHAHPLDPINACEGTLETIVDDGHAGANIYYSVDASYTDHGSDGVPALTGRDTVLLQPKHKQAEYFTGSSGIRIVSQEGAENGKRIGDIDDGDWISFTPVNFSGMDAVSLRVSAPDGRGGAIELRSGSVDGPLVANVEVPSTGGWDNYVSLPEAAITDPGGTNELFVVFRGDMAGPYDLDSLTFVGEGVAGQPDSEGPAIAVSGVEDGASYGDSKKLTVGWEATDEGSGVASSAATLDGKEVDNGAVLALHTLDLGEHELVITAADEAGNTTEKTLTFTVTTSTADLRALIAGFTGEGDIKKPVAIALRASLDTAELLYRWGQPRTGAQLLSVFAETAKRKVADKEVQAVLVRDANALIEQWRG; translated from the coding sequence ATGAGCAGACGCACGAGGTTCTTGCCACGGTTAGGCGCCGTCATGCTGGGCGCGCTCGTCGCGGCCGGGGTCGCCCCCGCCGTCACTGCGCAGGCGCAGGAACCCGAGTTCAACGCATTGTTGTTCACCAAGACAGCTGGCTACCGGCACGACTCCATCCCCGCCGGTGTCGCCCTTTTCGAGCAACTGGCAGCCGACAACAATTTCACCATCGAGCACACCGAGGACTCCGCGGTGTTCGACGAGGCGACGCTCGCCGAATACGACGTCGTGATCATGTTCCAGACGTCGGGCATGGTGTGGGAGAACGACGCGCAACGCGCGGCCATACAGTCCTATGTGGAAAACGGTGGCGGAATCGCCGCGATCCACAACGCCACCGACATGGGCATCGAGAACGAGTTCCCGTGGTGGGACGACCTCGTCAACGCGGGCGCGCACATGCCGTCGCACTCGCCGGGTGTCCTTCCGGGAACCGCCTACGTCACCGACAACCAGCACGCCTCGACATCGGGACTGCCGCGGCGCTGGGAACGCGCGGAGGAGTGGTACAACTTCGACCAGAGCATGCGGGGCAAAGCCCACGTGCTCGTCAACGCCGACGAGGCCACCTACGATCCCGGACCGGACGCGATGGGAGCCGACCACCCCATTTCCTGGTGCCGCGACGTCGGAACGGCAAAGGTGTGGGCCACCGCGATGGGGCACCCCACCGAGTCCTACAGCGAGCCCGAGTTCGTCCAGCACCTGCTCGGCGGTGTGCGTACCGCGGCCGGTGCCGTGCCATCCGACTGCGCGGCCACGGTGGACAGTGCGTTCGAGAAGGTCGGACTCGACACCAACACGAGCGCGCCGACGGCGATGGACATCACGCCGGACGGCAAGGTCTTCTACACCGAAATCCTCGGCCAGGTCAGGGTCTACGACCCGGAGACGGGCGCGGTGACGACGGCGCTGGACCTCCCGGTGTATTCCGGCGGTGAGGACGGGCTCGTCGGGCTGACCTTCGATCCCGCCTTCGCCGACAACGGCTGGATCTACCTGTACTACTCGCCGCCAGGCAGCGAGGAAATCAACCGGGTGTCTCGGTTCACGGTGGAGGGCACCACCATCGACGCCGCGACCGAATCGAAGGTCATCGACATCCCCGCTTCCCGACGGTCCGAGCCGGGGCATACCGGCGGCTACCTGACCTTCGGGCCCGGCGGCAACCTCTACCTCGGCGTCGGCGACGACACCAACCCCTTCGAGTCGAGCGGGTACACCCCGATCGACGAGCGGGAGGGAAGGGACCTGTTCGACGCGCAGAAGACCTCGGCCAACACCAACGACCTGAGGGGCAAGATCCTCCGGATCCACCCGGAGGCCGAAGGCGGTTACTCCATTCCGGACGGCAACCTCTTCGCCGAGGGAACGGAGCTGACGAGGCCCGAGATCTACGCCATGGGCTTCCGCAACGCGTTCCGGTTCACCGTCGACACCGACGGCACGGTCTACGCCGCGGACTACGGTCCCGATTCCAGCACGGCCAACCCGGACAGAGGACCCGACGGCAAGGTCGAGTGGAACATCATCAGGGAACCGGGCAACTACGGCTGGCCGTACTGCATCGGCGACAACATCGCCTACAACGACTACGACTTCGCAACCCAGACCTCGGGGGAGAAGTTCGACTGCGCCAACCCCGTCAACGAATCGCCGAACAACACGGGACTCACCGAGCTGCCACCTTCGCAGGAGGCGGACGTGTGGTACGGCTACGGTGAATCGGCCGAGTTCCCCGAGATGGGAACCGGTGGCTCCGCGCCGATGGCGGGACCGGTCTACCGGTTCGACCCCGACCTCGAATCGGAGGTCAAGTTCCCCGAGTACTACGACGGCAAGGCGTTCTTCTACGAGTGGGCGAGGAACAAGATCTACACGTTCTCGCTCGACGACCAGGGTTCGCTGCTGGACATCGACCCGTGGCTGACGAGCCAGGAAACCCTGGCGCCGATGGACATGCGCTTTGGTCCCGACGGCGCGATGTACCTGCTGGAATGGGGCGGTGGCTACGGAAGGGACAACCCGGACTCCGGGCTCTACCGCATCGAGCACACGCAGGGCAACCGCAGGCCGGTCGCCGAGGCCACCGCGACGCCGTCGTCGGGTCAGTCGCCGCTTGAGGTCACCTTCTCCAGTGAGGGCTCGCATGATCCCGAGGGCACGAACGTGACCTACTCGTGGGACTTCGGTGACGGGGCGAGCTCGACGGAGCCGAACCCGGTGCACACCTACGAGACCAAGGGGCAGTACAACGTCCAGCTGACGGTGACCGACGAGACCGGGAAGGCGGGCGTCACCAACGTGACGGTGACGGTCGGCAACACGGCACCGACGGTGGATCTCGCGATACCTGTGCACGGTGGTTTCTTCGACTTCGGTGACCAGGTGCCGTTCGATGTCACGGTGACCGATCCGGAGGACGGGGAGATCGACTGCTCCGAGGTCGTCGTGCAGCCCGCGCTCGGGCACGATTCGCACGCTCACCCGCTCGACCCGATCAACGCGTGCGAAGGCACTCTGGAGACCATTGTGGACGATGGTCACGCCGGGGCGAACATCTACTATTCGGTCGACGCGAGCTACACCGACCACGGTTCCGACGGCGTTCCCGCGCTGACCGGCAGGGACACGGTTCTGTTGCAGCCCAAGCACAAGCAGGCCGAGTACTTCACCGGATCCTCCGGCATCAGGATCGTCTCGCAGGAGGGCGCGGAGAACGGCAAGCGGATCGGCGACATCGACGACGGTGACTGGATCTCGTTCACCCCGGTGAACTTCTCCGGCATGGACGCCGTTTCGCTGCGCGTGTCGGCGCCCGACGGCAGAGGCGGGGCCATCGAACTGCGGTCAGGCTCCGTCGACGGCCCTCTCGTGGCGAACGTCGAGGTGCCGAGTACGGGTGGCTGGGACAACTACGTCTCGCTTCCGGAGGCGGCGATCACCGACCCGGGAGGGACGAACGAATTGTTCGTCGTGTTCCGAGGCGACATGGCCGGACCCTACGACCTCGACTCGCTGACCTTCGTCGGTGAAGGGGTCGCCGGCCAGCCCGACTCCGAAGGACCGGCGATCGCGGTGTCCGGTGTGGAGGACGGCGCGTCCTACGGTGACTCGAAGAAGCTCACCGTCGGCTGGGAGGCCACCGACGAGGGCAGCGGCGTCGCCTCATCGGCGGCGACCCTCGACGGGAAGGAAGTGGACAACGGCGCGGTGCTCGCCTTGCACACGCTCGATCTCGGTGAGCACGAACTGGTGATCACCGCGGCCGACGAGGCGGGCAACACCACGGAGAAGACGCTGACCTTCACCGTGACCACCTCGACGGCCGACCTGCGCGCCCTCATCGCCGGCTTCACGGGTGAAGGGGACATCAAGAAGCCGGTCGCCATCGCCCTGCGGGCCTCGCTCGACACCGCCGAGCTGTTGTACCGGTGGGGGCAGCCGAGGACCGGAGCCCAGCTCCTTTCCGTTTTCGCGGAGACGGCCAAACGGAAGGTGGCCGACAAGGAGGTGCAAGCAGTGCTGGTCCGGGACGCCAACGCGCTGATCGAGCAGTGGCGCGGCTGA
- a CDS encoding nitroreductase/quinone reductase family protein — translation MSRRQDIQRKVVTTFQRTVANRVARRLPGQTLLETTGRKSGLPRTTPIGGRRVGDEFWFVSEYGTESQYVRNIQAQPRVRVRLRGRWFTGTAHLLADDDARARLATLPTANSAVVRAFGTGLTTIRVDLDARD, via the coding sequence ATGTCACGCAGGCAGGACATACAGCGCAAAGTCGTCACCACTTTTCAGCGCACCGTCGCCAACAGGGTGGCCCGGAGGTTGCCCGGCCAGACCCTGCTGGAGACGACGGGCCGGAAGTCGGGACTTCCGCGCACGACGCCCATCGGCGGCCGTCGCGTCGGCGACGAGTTCTGGTTCGTTTCCGAGTACGGCACCGAGTCGCAGTACGTGCGCAACATCCAGGCACAACCCAGGGTGCGGGTCCGGCTGCGCGGCCGGTGGTTCACCGGAACGGCGCACCTGCTCGCCGACGACGACGCCCGTGCCCGCCTCGCGACCCTTCCCACCGCCAACAGCGCGGTGGTGCGGGCTTTCGGGACAGGGCTCACCACGATCAGGGTCGATCTCGACGCTCGGGACTGA
- a CDS encoding GNAT family N-acetyltransferase, whose product MTMQLPRSARAGRRVPVSPPLRAGRKVWLRDVTPADHRTLACFDREARGEATLAGGYRHWAAHRAGAGDSGDAQFAIETLRGGMLVGSVSSIQADPRSHRFSYGIGIGAPHRRCGYASDAITVLLAVMFWERGYRTCEVSIYGGNIASLSLHGALGFREEGRVRDTELSRDGVRYVVRMAISAPEFAARHPNAISATPGAGERGRHWRPRRGRHWDT is encoded by the coding sequence ATGACGATGCAGCTCCCACGCTCCGCACGCGCGGGGCGCCGTGTCCCCGTGTCCCCGCCGCTCAGGGCAGGGCGGAAGGTGTGGTTGCGGGACGTCACCCCCGCCGACCACCGCACGCTGGCCTGCTTCGACAGGGAGGCACGCGGCGAGGCCACCCTTGCCGGTGGCTACCGGCACTGGGCCGCGCACAGAGCAGGCGCGGGAGACTCAGGGGACGCCCAGTTCGCCATCGAGACCCTGCGCGGCGGCATGCTGGTCGGCTCGGTGTCCAGTATCCAGGCCGACCCGCGCTCGCACCGGTTCAGCTACGGGATCGGCATCGGCGCGCCACACCGGCGCTGCGGATACGCGAGCGACGCCATCACCGTCCTGCTCGCCGTCATGTTCTGGGAGCGTGGCTACCGCACCTGCGAGGTCAGCATCTACGGCGGCAACATCGCGTCGCTGTCGCTGCATGGCGCGCTCGGTTTCCGCGAGGAGGGCAGGGTGCGCGACACCGAACTGTCGCGCGACGGTGTGCGGTACGTGGTGCGCATGGCGATCAGCGCCCCCGAATTCGCCGCTCGCCACCCGAACGCGATCTCGGCCACCCCAGGCGCGGGCGAGCGCGGACGGCACTGGCGGCCGCGCAGGGGACGGCACTGGGATACCTAG
- a CDS encoding aspartyl/asparaginyl beta-hydroxylase domain-containing protein yields MDTTSLKTRLNIWFQRTAGGDQRPVRFDIDRTYPTLRVLDHAYPAIRREALGVLEHRDEVPAYHDLDPDQADISASTPRQWRVFYLWAMGERAGVNARRCPETVAALDCIPNLFQAFFSVLEAGKSVPAHTGPYSGYLRYHLGLVVPGENPPRLRVRDWKHTWAEGQSVLFDDSWDHEVYNDSDEDRVILIADVLRPMPLPQHLANRTAAVMARHTYGKRVLRRVEQQRGATVNARV; encoded by the coding sequence GTGGACACCACGAGCCTGAAGACCCGCCTCAACATTTGGTTCCAGCGCACGGCAGGGGGTGACCAGCGCCCGGTCCGGTTCGACATCGACAGGACCTATCCCACGCTGCGCGTACTCGACCACGCCTATCCCGCGATCCGCCGCGAAGCGCTCGGCGTGCTCGAACACAGGGACGAGGTGCCCGCCTACCACGACCTGGATCCCGACCAGGCCGACATCTCCGCGAGTACTCCCCGGCAATGGCGGGTGTTCTATCTGTGGGCCATGGGGGAGCGGGCAGGTGTCAACGCGCGACGCTGCCCCGAGACAGTCGCCGCGCTGGACTGTATTCCCAACCTGTTCCAGGCGTTCTTCTCGGTACTTGAGGCGGGAAAGTCGGTACCGGCGCACACCGGGCCCTATAGCGGCTATCTCCGGTATCACCTCGGTCTGGTGGTTCCGGGGGAGAATCCGCCGAGATTGCGGGTGCGCGATTGGAAGCACACCTGGGCGGAGGGACAGAGCGTGCTCTTCGACGACAGCTGGGACCACGAGGTCTACAACGACAGCGACGAGGACAGGGTGATCCTCATCGCCGACGTGCTGCGGCCCATGCCGCTTCCACAGCACCTCGCCAACCGGACGGCGGCGGTCATGGCCAGGCACACCTACGGAAAACGAGTGTTGCGCCGCGTCGAGCAACAGCGGGGCGCGACGGTGAACGCGCGGGTGTGA
- a CDS encoding adenosylcobinamide amidohydrolase — translation MTHGERRDDAGFTPSLDVVSGLPVLTWRPRQPVLVVSSAPLGGGLGLRRWLLNATVPAGYTDPAPERYAASVASRLGLDGEGTGLLTAVDVRNVRSQADNGVRVHATTGVGMPIWAASDQIGAGPVVAGTINVVARFPVRLSEAALVNAVATVAEAKAQALLDSGVDGTGTCTDATILCCPADGPAEAYGGPRSVAGSALARAVHAAVGAGLRIADPGYWGWALSGEPVRRPGAR, via the coding sequence GTGACACACGGCGAGCGGAGGGATGACGCCGGGTTCACGCCGTCCCTGGACGTCGTGTCGGGGCTCCCCGTACTCACCTGGCGGCCACGCCAGCCGGTGCTCGTGGTGTCGTCCGCGCCGCTCGGTGGCGGGCTCGGCCTCCGCCGGTGGTTGCTCAACGCGACGGTCCCGGCCGGATACACCGATCCCGCGCCGGAACGGTACGCGGCCAGCGTTGCCTCTCGGCTCGGTCTCGACGGCGAAGGCACCGGACTGCTCACCGCGGTCGACGTGCGCAACGTGCGCTCCCAAGCCGACAACGGCGTGCGGGTACATGCCACGACCGGCGTCGGGATGCCGATCTGGGCCGCGAGCGACCAGATTGGCGCCGGTCCAGTCGTGGCCGGAACGATCAACGTGGTCGCCCGGTTTCCCGTGCGTCTTTCCGAGGCCGCGCTCGTCAACGCCGTCGCCACGGTCGCGGAGGCGAAGGCGCAGGCGTTGCTCGACAGCGGTGTCGACGGCACGGGTACCTGCACCGACGCCACGATCCTGTGCTGTCCTGCCGACGGGCCTGCCGAAGCCTACGGGGGACCGCGATCGGTGGCGGGTTCCGCACTGGCGCGCGCCGTGCACGCCGCCGTCGGAGCGGGACTGCGGATCGCGGATCCCGGGTACTGGGGGTGGGCTCTCAGCGGCGAGCCCGTGAGACGACCAGGAGCGCGGTGA
- a CDS encoding ferric reductase-like transmembrane domain-containing protein, with product MVSTEHIPDTRRRPGLRADLRGAIPDATAALVVTLVIFGWLYWRVEQGTSATIAVMPHLADAATYWMYWLCQAFGWSALLWAWLTTMLGLIRSSARPNQLTLSPARVESLHRTTSLTTIGLMFAHAFLFFLELVRDNEDELGWLGRIGGAFVDTFVPGGYSSGTGRVAILLGLLAFYLAIPLGLAYYFRQRTGARAWRALHRFVIVCYVLSVWHTLLYGTNVWFEGWPRTTLWLLQVPVALLLIARLLAPARPLERLRALRGALGTTRRVAALLIVVASVAGILAVVVTGRDGGRTPGAEGAPLSVQPWMVWTGTGVLAVAVLTALLVVSRARR from the coding sequence ATGGTCTCCACAGAGCACATTCCCGATACCCGGCGGCGCCCCGGGTTGAGAGCTGACCTGCGCGGAGCGATTCCCGACGCGACCGCCGCGCTCGTGGTCACCCTCGTGATCTTCGGCTGGCTCTACTGGAGAGTCGAGCAGGGCACGTCGGCGACCATCGCGGTGATGCCGCACCTCGCCGACGCGGCGACGTACTGGATGTACTGGCTGTGCCAGGCTTTCGGCTGGTCCGCACTGCTGTGGGCTTGGCTCACCACCATGCTCGGCCTCATCAGATCGAGTGCGCGGCCGAATCAGCTGACACTGTCACCCGCGCGCGTGGAAAGCCTGCACCGGACCACCAGCCTGACGACCATCGGGCTGATGTTCGCGCACGCGTTCCTTTTCTTCCTCGAACTGGTGCGGGACAACGAGGACGAACTCGGCTGGCTTGGCCGGATCGGCGGCGCCTTCGTCGACACCTTCGTGCCAGGCGGGTATTCCTCGGGCACCGGCAGGGTCGCGATCCTGCTGGGCCTGCTCGCGTTCTATCTCGCGATCCCGCTCGGGCTCGCCTACTACTTCCGGCAGCGGACGGGCGCCCGTGCCTGGCGGGCGCTGCACCGGTTCGTCATTGTCTGTTACGTGCTCAGCGTGTGGCACACCCTGTTGTACGGCACCAATGTGTGGTTCGAGGGCTGGCCGCGCACGACGTTGTGGCTGCTCCAGGTTCCGGTCGCGCTGCTGCTGATCGCGCGGTTGCTCGCACCGGCCCGTCCGCTGGAACGGCTGCGGGCACTCCGTGGCGCGCTGGGCACGACTCGCCGGGTCGCCGCGCTGTTGATCGTCGTGGCAAGTGTCGCCGGAATCCTCGCCGTGGTCGTCACCGGCAGGGACGGAGGGCGAACCCCCGGCGCGGAGGGCGCACCACTGTCGGTGCAACCGTGGATGGTCTGGACCGGAACCGGTGTGCTCGCGGTCGCGGTGCTCACCGCGCTCCTGGTCGTCTCACGGGCTCGCCGCTGA
- a CDS encoding GbsR/MarR family transcriptional regulator — translation MSATAEESFVNTIGDLLASWRLSHATGRVYGRLLLEPDPVSLDRLGSALGLSKGAISTAVRELVAWGLATTIPQAGSRRLLVEATGGLETLLAASHQRARQFIGALRDGKALAGSEAGRQRLDDVTDLFENYVAAGEELLRRRGDA, via the coding sequence ATGAGCGCGACGGCGGAGGAAAGTTTCGTCAACACCATCGGCGATCTGCTCGCCTCGTGGCGGCTTTCCCACGCCACCGGCCGGGTCTACGGCAGGCTGCTGCTGGAACCGGATCCGGTGTCGCTCGACCGGCTTGGGAGCGCACTCGGCCTGAGCAAGGGAGCCATCAGCACGGCGGTGAGGGAACTCGTCGCGTGGGGGCTGGCTACCACCATCCCGCAGGCCGGGAGCCGCAGGCTGCTCGTCGAGGCCACCGGCGGGCTGGAAACACTACTCGCCGCGAGCCACCAACGTGCGCGGCAGTTCATCGGAGCACTGCGGGACGGCAAGGCACTGGCCGGTTCGGAAGCGGGCCGGCAACGCCTCGATGACGTCACCGACCTGTTCGAGAACTATGTCGCCGCGGGGGAGGAACTGCTCAGGCGGCGCGGCGATGCGTGA
- a CDS encoding alpha/beta fold hydrolase: protein MLNLTDGLRRPGCVLRYADSGGAGTAAVFLHGAGIDHHVFDAQYRTVSEAGFRTVTWDLRGHGQSRPNSETFTAELALDDLAALCSELELDRPILIGHSLGGNIAQEAVRRDPSAFTGMAVVDSTWNTGPLSPVQRKLLRMAAPLLTLVPARSLPKTMANASAVTAAAREDAIRAFGQLSKREFVEVWRATTAFVAPDPGYRTAIPLCLVVGEKDKTGNIATAMRAWAAAENTPLDTVPSAGHLAPQDAPDEVSRILLRFLEEQAGPA from the coding sequence ATGCTAAATCTGACCGATGGTCTCCGCCGCCCGGGCTGCGTCCTGCGCTACGCCGACAGCGGCGGAGCGGGTACCGCTGCCGTGTTCCTCCATGGCGCCGGTATCGACCATCACGTCTTCGACGCCCAGTACCGCACGGTGAGCGAAGCCGGTTTCCGGACAGTCACCTGGGATCTGCGCGGACACGGACAGTCGAGGCCGAACTCGGAGACCTTCACGGCCGAACTCGCGCTCGACGATCTCGCCGCACTGTGCTCGGAACTCGAACTCGACCGGCCCATCCTCATCGGACACTCGCTCGGCGGCAACATCGCGCAGGAGGCAGTGCGGCGGGACCCGAGCGCCTTCACCGGAATGGCGGTCGTCGACTCCACCTGGAACACCGGTCCGTTGAGCCCGGTACAGCGGAAACTGTTGCGCATGGCGGCTCCGCTGCTCACATTGGTTCCCGCGCGTTCGCTGCCGAAGACGATGGCCAACGCCTCGGCGGTCACGGCGGCGGCGCGCGAGGATGCCATCCGCGCCTTCGGACAACTGTCCAAACGCGAATTTGTGGAGGTCTGGCGGGCGACGACGGCCTTCGTCGCGCCCGATCCCGGCTACCGCACCGCTATTCCACTGTGCCTCGTGGTCGGCGAGAAGGACAAGACGGGCAACATCGCGACCGCGATGCGGGCGTGGGCGGCCGCCGAGAACACGCCGCTCGACACCGTGCCCTCGGCGGGGCACCTCGCCCCACAGGACGCGCCCGATGAGGTCAGCCGGATCCTGCTGCGGTTCCTCGAAGAACAGGCAGGCCCGGCATGA